The Mycobacteriales bacterium DNA window CGGCAGTGGGGCAGCCGCACCCCGGGCCATCCCGAGCATGGCCACACGCTCGGTGTCGAGACGACGACCGGGCCGCTCGGTCAGGGCATCGGCAACGCGGTGGGCATGGCGATGGCGGCCCGGCGGGAGCGGGCGCTGTTCGACCCCGACGCCCCGGCCGGTCGGAGCGTCTTCGACCACACGATCTGGGCCTTCTCCTCCGACGGTGACATGGAAGAAGGCGTTCAGGCCGAGGCGGCCAGTCTGGCCGGGCACCAGCGGCTCGGGAACCTGGTCCTGCTCTACGACGACAACCACATCTCCATCGACGGCGACACCAAGGTGGCGTTCAGCGAAGACGTCTGTGCCCGCTACGCCGCCTACGGCTGGCACACCCAACGGGTCGAGCACTCCGAGGACGTCAACGCCCTGGACGCCGCCCTGACCAAGGCCCGCGACGAAACCGGCCGGCCGTCGCTCGTGGCGGTGCGCTCGATCATCGCCTACCCGGCGCCGCATGCGCAGAACACCGGCAAGGCGCACGGTGCGGCGCTCGGAGCCGACGAGGTCGCGGCGACGAAGAAGGTCATGGGGATGGATCCCGACCGGACCTTCTGGGTGCCCGAAGACGTCCTGGCCCGGGCCCGCGAGGTCGTGGACCGTGGCCGGGCGCTGCACGCCGCCTGGGAGGAGCGATTCCAGGCGTGGAAGGCGAAGAACCCCGGCCGGGCCGACGACCTCGAGCGGATGCTCGCCGGACGGCTACCCGACGGCTGGGACGCGAAGCTGCCGACCTTCCCCCCGGGCGGCTCGGTGTCGACCCGCAAGGCGTCCGGGAAGGTGCTCAACGCCGTCGCCCCGCAGCTGCCGGAACTCTGGGGCGGCTCCGCCGACCTCACCGAGTCGAACAGCACCGAGATCGAGAGCGAGCAGGCGTTCCTGCCGGACATACCGAACGGGCGCTACGTCCACTTCGGGATCCGCGAGCACGCGATGGGATCGACGCTCAACGGGATCGCGCTGCACGGGCCGACCCGGCCCTTCGGCGCGACGTTCTTCGTCTTCAGCGACTACATGCGGCCGGCGGTCCGGCTCGCGGCGCTGATGAAACTTCCGGTCGTCTACGTCTGGACCCACGACTCGATCGGGCTCGGCGAGGACGGCCCGACGCACCAGCCGATCGAGCAGCTGGCCGCCCTTCGGGCGATGCCCGGACTCGACGTGGTCCGGCCGGCGGACGCCACCGAAACCGTCGTCGCCTGGCGGACCATCCTCGAACGCCGTGGCGGCCCCGCCGGACTCTGCCTCTCCCGGCAGAACCTCCCGGTCCTCGACCGGACGGTGCACGGCTCGGTCGAAGGCGTCGCCCGCGGCGGCTACGTGCTGGCCGAGGCGAGCACCGGGATCCCCCGGGTCATCCTCATCGGCACCGGCAGCGAGGTGCATCTCGCGGTCGCCGCACGGGAACGGCTCGAGGCCGACGGCATCCCGACCCGGGTCGTGTCGTTGCCCTGCCGGGAGTGGTTCTTCGAGCAGGACCAGGCGTACCGGCAGACCGTGCTCCCGCCCGCGGTCCGGACGCGGGTATCGGTGGAAGCGGCGGTCGGATTCGGCTGGCGCGAACTGGTCGGTGACGACGGGGAGATC harbors:
- the tkt gene encoding transketolase; this translates as MSTTSKTSPSLEWTDTDRRAVDVVRGLAMDAVEAAGSGHPGTAMSLAPAAFLLFQRLLRHDPTDPQWLGRDRFVLSCGHSSLTLYIQLYLSGYGLTLEDLKLYRQWGSRTPGHPEHGHTLGVETTTGPLGQGIGNAVGMAMAARRERALFDPDAPAGRSVFDHTIWAFSSDGDMEEGVQAEAASLAGHQRLGNLVLLYDDNHISIDGDTKVAFSEDVCARYAAYGWHTQRVEHSEDVNALDAALTKARDETGRPSLVAVRSIIAYPAPHAQNTGKAHGAALGADEVAATKKVMGMDPDRTFWVPEDVLARAREVVDRGRALHAAWEERFQAWKAKNPGRADDLERMLAGRLPDGWDAKLPTFPPGGSVSTRKASGKVLNAVAPQLPELWGGSADLTESNSTEIESEQAFLPDIPNGRYVHFGIREHAMGSTLNGIALHGPTRPFGATFFVFSDYMRPAVRLAALMKLPVVYVWTHDSIGLGEDGPTHQPIEQLAALRAMPGLDVVRPADATETVVAWRTILERRGGPAGLCLSRQNLPVLDRTVHGSVEGVARGGYVLAEASTGIPRVILIGTGSEVHLAVAARERLEADGIPTRVVSLPCREWFFEQDQAYRQTVLPPAVRTRVSVEAAVGFGWRELVGDDGEILSIEHYGASAAAEILYEQFGLTPDRVVAAAHASLSKVGAEHGETTGN